TCACCTTGCCAACATGACATCCGCCATGGTAATGCCATATTGTGATCACAGTATCTTTGCAGAACTGTTCTAAAGACTGTGTGTTGTTAGTGTGTTTTGGTATAAGATTAACATTAGCTTGGACACTCATGTTAAGGAGCTTATCTAGTGTCTCTTTGTCACATTGTGTGTAGTTGGTGAAGTGTTTGGATTTCGCGATCTTCTCCACAATGCGTATTCCATCTACACATCGCTTTAGATCACGTGGATGGCTGAAGTAGTTGAAGGTGATTGAAGGGTTGTCATCGGCATTTGTAGTGACAAGGCTAATGTTCCCTCTTGACAAAGGTGTTGCTATTTTTTCTAAGATGAAACCTCCTCTAAACAACTCGTGTGGAATGTTTTTCTTGCTTCTTCGgtatgcttcaattgcttcaaaTGTTCTCTGCTTTGGAGGAATGGTGGACAGTTGTCCAATCTGGTTGATTATTCCAAAATGTGGACACAATGTTAGGAGAACCAAGATTAAAGGACATACAATACAATATAGCCAAACCAATAACGTCAGTACAGTCTATCCAAACATTGCTTAACAAAACAAAACACTTAAAGCTATCAGTAATAAAGTCCAAACAGCTTGTAATTgatataaattgaaacaaaacaaTGCTACTAACCTCAGCTGAAGCGACTCCATGGTTGCAACGGATGCTATCTCCGGActgtccaaatccactactagcTTCGATATAGACCCCCGCCTTAGTAATTCCTACAGTCTGAATCAATGACTGCTCAACATGCCTATTTGTGGGAACGAAGATCGTGTTTAAGGGGTTATCCGACATGCCTTGGCCAACGAACTTATTGTCAAGCACCACCGGGATATTCAGCTTTTCCAACTCGGCCTTTGGTCCAATTCCACTAAGCATCAAAATATGAGGGCTACCAATTGCACCAGATGACACTATAATTTCACTTCCTTTCCtctttgaaagaaatgctttgtGTTGGTTCCCATTTTCGTCTTTGAAAATGACTCCCACTGCCCTTGGCTTCTTTCCTATATAATTATTTCAATCCGGTTATATCTACAATAAAGCAAACATGTGTAATGTACTGCAATTAGTTGGTTGTTTTGCATTAAGTACCTGATGTATCAAAATCAATCTTTTGAACTGTGGCATGCACCAAAACATCCAACTTCTTTGGATTAGCTGAGGCAAGTAGTTCAGCTGCAGTATGACGACGTCCAAACCGGTCGAATATGGTTCCACCAACCTTGGTTCCATAGATGTGATCATAAGTGAATCCATTGAATGGTGAGATACCAATTTCAAGAAGACTATCCCTTACTGCTCTTTGCCATGGAGCCAAGTTTGGCCTATGAACAATTTGTTTCTCAATCCAAGGATATGATTCATTCACCAATTTAGAATCCCAACCTGCTTTCTTTATGTAACTGCATGTTCAAAAGATCATAGCATTAACACATGTATGATCCTGCAATCAATTTTTATAACTCAAACAAAGCAATTTTGAGTATGTACTTAGTGCTCTAGCCACCCCACAAACACACAAATAGAAATTCAAATTAAATTCTTGTCAAAAGTAGGCATTAACATGCCGATCCAAGCTACTACTTCAGGCTCCGCTCCATAAAAAGTGATTTTTTGGTCTTTGGCACATTCCTTAAGAAAATATGAACTcctaaagaaaaaaagatgtattCACTAAATTACCTTTAATTAAAATTTGCATATTGTTACCTTGACACAATGGgatatgtaaataagggcaaattttgaaaaaataaaattaattcttaTTTTGGACCAATTTAAAAAGGTT
This DNA window, taken from Nicotiana tabacum cultivar K326 chromosome 4, ASM71507v2, whole genome shotgun sequence, encodes the following:
- the LOC107810756 gene encoding protein HOTHEAD-like isoform X2, which gives rise to MAVVGGAAALPLIFKLLLSLLLCFNSSPSLTQAAGKWVPWEDRYPFIREASSFSSSSNNANNNKAYDYIIVGGGTAGCPLAATLSQKFSVLLLERGGVPFANANVSFMQNFHIALADTSPSSASQYFVSTDGVFNSRARVLGGGTCINAGFYTRAGPSYIKKAGWDSKLVNESYPWIEKQIVHRPNLAPWQRAVRDSLLEIGISPFNGFTYDHIYGTKVGGTIFDRFGRRHTAAELLASANPKKLDVLVHATVQKIDFDTSGKKPRAVGVIFKDENGNQHKAFLSKRKGSEIIVSSGAIGSPHILMLSGIGPKAELEKLNIPVVLDNKFVGQGMSDNPLNTIFVPTNRHVEQSLIQTVGITKAGVYIEASSGFGQSGDSIRCNHGVASAEIGQLSTIPPKQRTFEAIEAYRRSKKNIPHELFRGGFILEKIATPLSRGNISLVTTNADDNPSITFNYFSHPRDLKRCVDGIRIVEKIAKSKHFTNYTQCDKETLDKLLNMSVQANVNLIPKHTNNTQSLEQFCKDTVITIWHYHGGCHVGKVIAPDYRVLGVHRLRVIDGSTFEESPGTNPQATVMMMGRYMGVKILRERLGRTAGL
- the LOC107810756 gene encoding protein HOTHEAD-like isoform X3, with product MAVVGGAAALPLIFKLLLSLLLCFNSSPSLTQAGKWVPWEDRYPFIREASSFSSSSNNANNNKAYDYIIVGGGTAGCPLAATLSQKFSVLLLERGGVPFANANVSFMQNFHIALADTSPSSASQYFVSTDGVFNSRARVLGGGTCINAGFYTRAGPSYIKKAGWDSKLVNESYPWIEKQIVHRPNLAPWQRAVRDSLLEIGISPFNGFTYDHIYGTKVGGTIFDRFGRRHTAAELLASANPKKLDVLVHATVQKIDFDTSGKKPRAVGVIFKDENGNQHKAFLSKRKGSEIIVSSGAIGSPHILMLSGIGPKAELEKLNIPVVLDNKFVGQGMSDNPLNTIFVPTNRHVEQSLIQTVGITKAGVYIEASSGFGQSGDSIRCNHGVASAEIGQLSTIPPKQRTFEAIEAYRRSKKNIPHELFRGGFILEKIATPLSRGNISLVTTNADDNPSITFNYFSHPRDLKRCVDGIRIVEKIAKSKHFTNYTQCDKETLDKLLNMSVQANVNLIPKHTNNTQSLEQFCKDTVITIWHYHGGCHVGKVIAPDYRVLGVHRLRVIDGSTFEESPGTNPQATVMMMGRYMGVKILRERLGRTAGL
- the LOC107810756 gene encoding protein HOTHEAD-like isoform X1 gives rise to the protein MEYGNSHSKRYHRSSLFTCLISLFFSLVGKDQLAFSAAGKWVPWEDRYPFIREASSFSSSSNNANNNKAYDYIIVGGGTAGCPLAATLSQKFSVLLLERGGVPFANANVSFMQNFHIALADTSPSSASQYFVSTDGVFNSRARVLGGGTCINAGFYTRAGPSYIKKAGWDSKLVNESYPWIEKQIVHRPNLAPWQRAVRDSLLEIGISPFNGFTYDHIYGTKVGGTIFDRFGRRHTAAELLASANPKKLDVLVHATVQKIDFDTSGKKPRAVGVIFKDENGNQHKAFLSKRKGSEIIVSSGAIGSPHILMLSGIGPKAELEKLNIPVVLDNKFVGQGMSDNPLNTIFVPTNRHVEQSLIQTVGITKAGVYIEASSGFGQSGDSIRCNHGVASAEIGQLSTIPPKQRTFEAIEAYRRSKKNIPHELFRGGFILEKIATPLSRGNISLVTTNADDNPSITFNYFSHPRDLKRCVDGIRIVEKIAKSKHFTNYTQCDKETLDKLLNMSVQANVNLIPKHTNNTQSLEQFCKDTVITIWHYHGGCHVGKVIAPDYRVLGVHRLRVIDGSTFEESPGTNPQATVMMMGRYMGVKILRERLGRTAGL